In Desulfonatronovibrio hydrogenovorans DSM 9292, the following proteins share a genomic window:
- a CDS encoding GGDEF domain-containing protein yields the protein MRGAPKKVIKSRWEKIGFSLLKLINPSDWNLSFRFIVIPAIIILLMVLLIWAFFSRSMSHLTREHLTQRLELTGVWLDSQISEKFRLVEFQSARLSEDQNLVNLFNEQDQTGTYSYLRSGLDPVKQTQGFSSLDICVYLDPEEFSPGAGWNCPVRDRILRPFLEQAWTVRETGHEKYVDSYGLSRIMVFPVLDRMETVGVFAVRLGLGPLAASLDRPRGTTLALVVHNEYHSNLAPWLVQTGFGSWTAYDSRHGSVNLPSKDLSIDNHISLEKNQSFLLHSYLNSQGQPVGGVVVGLDHSLITSHNQAYTRYLTLIVLTLGLAVILTLYINLVKVKNFLSKLKRMIIASHSNDFSDRFETDPIHCLDVMSCHNEECPVYENPSLVCYLETGSEAISPEWRDTCIFLNKYESCSACPVYALKKGDELDEMRNVINTMMRLWSIFLDRSGRLLSQVLRSEGSTYHVPSLDDVATRMEQMAKLTTFSHDIRGVYQKEEVYEQLENVFQEVFKIDHYILFEVNQSQNRMTPVVESHPESSLCKTDVLISPEICRAKRMSEEVSSANNPALCPHFNCDHSRYVRYCIPLVMGGQVGTVFSFLVPRSEWHWRREQVIILRKYMEETAPILTTLRLLDLTREQSLRDPLTHCQNRRFLDEFIKQYEPLSIREEKTIGFLMADLDYFKQVNDQYGHQAGDAMLKQVVSIIRDGIRSSDLLIRYGGEEFLILLPQVEPGMSEAVAEKIRVLVEQFNFETIAGITIKKTISLGVAEFPHDADTMYKAIKFSDVALYEAKKTGRNRVVRFKKEMWTTEEY from the coding sequence ATGCGCGGAGCCCCAAAAAAAGTAATCAAGAGCCGCTGGGAAAAGATCGGGTTCAGCCTATTGAAGCTCATCAATCCCTCGGACTGGAATCTAAGTTTCAGGTTCATTGTTATTCCGGCCATCATAATTCTATTGATGGTTCTGCTTATATGGGCCTTTTTTTCCAGGAGCATGAGCCACCTTACTCGAGAGCACCTGACTCAGCGCCTTGAGTTGACCGGAGTCTGGCTGGACAGCCAGATCTCAGAGAAGTTCAGACTGGTGGAATTCCAGTCTGCCCGCCTCTCAGAAGACCAAAACCTCGTGAATCTTTTCAATGAACAGGATCAGACAGGCACTTACAGTTATTTAAGGTCCGGTCTTGATCCGGTCAAACAAACCCAGGGGTTTAGCTCCCTTGATATCTGTGTTTATCTTGATCCTGAAGAATTCAGCCCGGGGGCCGGATGGAACTGTCCGGTCCGGGACCGGATCCTGAGGCCATTTCTTGAGCAGGCCTGGACAGTTCGGGAAACTGGCCATGAAAAATACGTGGACAGTTATGGACTGAGCAGAATCATGGTCTTTCCGGTTCTGGATCGAATGGAGACTGTGGGTGTATTTGCAGTCCGGCTGGGGCTTGGCCCACTGGCGGCTTCCCTGGACCGGCCCAGGGGAACCACCCTGGCTTTGGTTGTGCATAATGAGTATCATTCCAATCTTGCTCCATGGCTGGTCCAGACCGGGTTCGGGAGCTGGACCGCCTACGACTCCAGACATGGCTCCGTTAACCTCCCCTCAAAAGATCTGAGCATAGACAACCATATTTCCCTTGAGAAGAATCAGAGCTTTCTGCTGCATTCCTATCTTAACAGCCAAGGCCAGCCAGTTGGAGGAGTTGTTGTCGGGCTGGACCACTCCCTTATTACCAGCCATAACCAGGCATACACCCGTTACCTGACGCTCATTGTCCTGACTCTGGGCTTGGCCGTGATACTGACTCTCTATATCAACCTGGTCAAAGTCAAGAATTTTTTGTCTAAACTTAAAAGAATGATAATAGCTTCTCACAGTAATGATTTTTCCGACCGCTTTGAAACCGATCCTATTCATTGTCTTGATGTGATGAGTTGCCACAACGAGGAGTGTCCGGTCTATGAAAACCCTTCCTTGGTGTGTTATCTTGAAACCGGATCTGAAGCCATTTCTCCGGAATGGAGGGATACCTGTATTTTCCTGAACAAGTATGAAAGCTGTTCAGCTTGTCCGGTGTATGCCCTGAAAAAGGGGGATGAGCTGGATGAAATGCGAAATGTCATCAATACCATGATGCGTCTGTGGAGTATTTTCCTGGATAGAAGCGGCAGACTGCTGAGCCAGGTTCTCAGAAGCGAAGGCAGCACTTATCATGTGCCGTCTCTGGACGATGTGGCTACCCGGATGGAGCAGATGGCCAAGCTGACCACTTTCAGCCATGACATCAGAGGGGTCTATCAAAAGGAAGAAGTTTATGAGCAGCTGGAAAACGTGTTTCAGGAAGTTTTTAAGATCGACCACTATATTCTCTTTGAGGTTAATCAAAGTCAGAACAGGATGACCCCGGTTGTGGAGAGCCATCCGGAGTCATCACTCTGCAAGACGGACGTGCTCATATCTCCGGAAATCTGCCGGGCCAAGCGCATGTCCGAAGAAGTTTCTTCTGCCAATAATCCCGCCCTTTGCCCTCATTTCAACTGTGACCATTCCAGATATGTTCGCTATTGCATTCCCCTGGTCATGGGAGGACAGGTGGGCACGGTTTTTTCCTTTCTGGTTCCAAGGTCTGAATGGCACTGGAGAAGGGAGCAGGTGATTATTCTGCGCAAGTACATGGAGGAAACCGCACCCATCCTGACCACCCTGCGTCTCTTGGACCTGACCAGGGAGCAGTCCCTGCGCGACCCCCTGACCCATTGCCAGAACCGCAGATTTCTTGATGAATTCATCAAGCAGTATGAGCCCCTTTCCATCCGGGAAGAAAAGACCATCGGCTTTTTAATGGCAGACCTTGATTATTTCAAACAGGTCAACGACCAGTATGGTCATCAGGCCGGAGATGCCATGCTCAAGCAGGTGGTCAGTATAATCAGGGACGGAATCCGCTCATCAGATTTGCTCATCAGGTATGGTGGGGAAGAGTTTCTTATTCTTCTTCCCCAGGTTGAGCCTGGAATGAGCGAGGCTGTGGCCGAAAAAATCAGGGTATTGGTGGAGCAGTTCAATTTTGAAACCATTGCCGGCATCACCATTAAAAAGACCATCAGCCTGGGGGTGGCCGAGTTTCCCCATGATGCCGACACCATGTACAAGGCCATCAAGTTTTCCGATGTGGCCCTTTATGAGGCCAAGAAAACCGGTCGTAACAGGGTGGTCAGGTTTAAAAAAGAGATGTGGACCACTGAAGAGTATTGA
- a CDS encoding SO_0444 family Cu/Zn efflux transporter has product MDPDKYISGIAFESWLIYLESAPYILLGFLAAALIKSFMPGNIISRHLGKNGTTSVIKASLLGVPLPLCSCAVVPTAMGLKSQGASNGAATAFLISTPETGVDSISVTYALLDPLMTVIRPVSAFLTATMAGLLVNLVPDQNHKSRLTTEASSGLDCGCAGNCRTGPVHPVSEGLVHRIKSGLSFMSNDLIRDIGPWFVLGVVIAGAISFFMPQDYLAKHLGTGIIPLLFMLGLSIPLYVCATASTPIVAALAFKGLSPGAALVFLLAGPATNIITITIVAKVMGIRITMIYLGSIIMATLGLGLAADWIYQLMGYDTADWIIHDPEGEKGLIYLGSALVLALLILYSLRHRLMFWQK; this is encoded by the coding sequence ATGGATCCAGACAAATACATCAGCGGAATAGCCTTTGAGAGCTGGCTCATCTATCTGGAGTCGGCCCCTTACATTCTGCTGGGTTTTCTGGCTGCGGCCCTGATAAAATCCTTCATGCCCGGCAACATCATCAGTCGCCACCTCGGTAAAAACGGAACCACGTCCGTCATCAAGGCTTCCCTTCTGGGTGTGCCTCTGCCCCTTTGTTCCTGCGCAGTAGTGCCAACGGCCATGGGACTGAAAAGCCAGGGAGCCAGTAATGGTGCTGCTACCGCCTTTTTGATCTCCACTCCCGAAACCGGAGTTGATTCCATTTCAGTTACTTACGCCCTTCTTGACCCCCTGATGACCGTGATCAGACCTGTCTCGGCCTTTCTCACCGCAACCATGGCCGGCTTGCTGGTCAACCTTGTACCTGATCAAAATCACAAGTCCAGGCTAACCACCGAAGCCTCTTCAGGCCTGGATTGCGGATGTGCTGGAAACTGCCGGACCGGACCGGTTCATCCAGTTTCTGAAGGCCTGGTACACAGAATCAAGTCAGGTCTGAGTTTCATGAGTAACGACCTGATCCGGGACATCGGTCCCTGGTTTGTCCTGGGGGTTGTTATTGCCGGGGCCATCTCCTTTTTCATGCCCCAGGACTATCTGGCAAAGCACCTGGGAACCGGAATTATCCCTCTTTTATTCATGTTAGGCCTGTCCATCCCCCTTTATGTCTGCGCCACAGCCTCGACTCCCATTGTTGCAGCCCTGGCCTTCAAAGGACTCTCTCCAGGGGCAGCCCTGGTTTTTCTTCTGGCCGGACCTGCCACCAACATCATCACCATCACCATCGTGGCCAAAGTCATGGGCATAAGGATCACCATGATCTATCTTGGTTCCATTATCATGGCCACCCTGGGGCTGGGTCTTGCCGCTGACTGGATTTACCAGCTCATGGGTTATGACACCGCTGACTGGATTATCCATGACCCTGAAGGTGAAAAAGGATTGATTTACCTGGGCTCAGCCTTAGTGCTGGCCCTGCTGATTCTTTATTCTTTAAGACACAGGCTGATGTTCTGGCAAAAGTAA
- the aroC gene encoding chorismate synthase, protein MSGDTFGRIFRVTTFGESHGPGLGGIVEGCPAGIALSEDIIQIELDKRKPGSGPLSTKRKEEDRVRLLSGVFEGKTTGTAIGFYIANQDQRSRDYSLIKDIYRPGHGDFTYEAKYGIRDYRGGGRSSGRETVSRVAAGAIAGEFLKTMDIRVEAYTVELGGITAKSGSESRGLDNVFACPDPDVVPVWEKLVKEVKKDGDSLGGVVEVRADNVPLGLGEPVFDKLDARLAYALMGVGAVKGVEIGRGFQAARLKGSENNDPMARNGFESNNAGGILAGISSGQPLIARVAIKPIPSIAREQKTLTSKGQEKTITIGGRHDISAIPRIVPVLRSMFMLVLADMALLQRARKN, encoded by the coding sequence ATGAGCGGGGATACATTCGGTCGAATATTCAGGGTGACCACCTTTGGAGAATCCCATGGACCGGGACTTGGGGGGATTGTTGAGGGATGCCCGGCTGGTATTGCCCTCAGCGAGGACATTATCCAAATAGAGCTGGATAAAAGAAAGCCGGGTTCAGGTCCTTTGTCCACCAAGAGAAAAGAAGAGGACAGGGTCAGACTCCTGTCCGGGGTGTTTGAAGGAAAAACCACAGGTACAGCCATAGGATTCTATATTGCAAACCAGGATCAGCGGTCCAGGGATTACTCTCTTATCAAGGATATATACAGGCCTGGACATGGGGATTTCACCTATGAAGCCAAGTACGGAATCAGGGACTACCGGGGGGGAGGAAGATCCTCAGGCCGGGAGACGGTTTCCAGGGTGGCAGCCGGAGCCATTGCCGGGGAATTTTTAAAGACCATGGATATCCGGGTCGAGGCATATACTGTTGAACTTGGGGGAATCACTGCCAAATCCGGTTCAGAGTCTAGAGGGCTGGACAATGTTTTTGCCTGCCCTGATCCGGATGTTGTGCCAGTCTGGGAAAAGCTGGTCAAAGAAGTGAAAAAGGACGGTGACTCCCTGGGAGGGGTGGTGGAGGTCAGAGCGGACAATGTTCCGCTAGGCCTTGGAGAACCTGTTTTTGACAAGCTGGATGCCAGGCTGGCTTATGCTTTGATGGGAGTCGGGGCGGTTAAAGGGGTAGAGATCGGTCGTGGCTTTCAGGCGGCCCGGCTCAAAGGCAGCGAAAACAATGATCCCATGGCTAGAAACGGATTTGAATCAAACAATGCCGGAGGAATACTGGCTGGGATATCATCAGGCCAGCCACTGATAGCCAGGGTGGCGATAAAACCCATTCCCTCCATTGCCAGAGAGCAGAAAACATTGACTTCCAAGGGCCAGGAAAAAACCATAACCATAGGCGGGCGTCACGATATAAGCGCCATTCCCAGGATAGTTCCGGTACTCAGGTCCATGTTCATGCTGGTCCTGGCCGACATGGCCCTGCTCCAAAGGGCCAGGAAGAACTGA
- a CDS encoding Hpt domain-containing protein — protein MSAENLFADLVSFDSREALERCMGSKDFVMELARIFIDQSLPMYMPGLEAGVRSGDPDQVAQNAHGIKGGCAVIGLVRAREISLALEQAGKRGDLDLAGKLLPLLKSELDLVAELIHNGIFVQ, from the coding sequence GTGAGTGCTGAAAATCTTTTTGCTGACCTGGTCAGTTTTGATTCCAGGGAGGCCCTTGAAAGGTGCATGGGCAGCAAAGACTTTGTCATGGAACTCGCCCGGATATTCATTGACCAGAGTCTGCCCATGTATATGCCCGGACTTGAAGCAGGAGTCCGGTCTGGAGATCCTGATCAGGTCGCCCAGAATGCCCACGGTATCAAGGGCGGGTGTGCTGTGATCGGGCTGGTTAGAGCCAGGGAGATTTCCCTGGCCCTGGAACAGGCCGGTAAAAGAGGCGACCTGGACCTGGCCGGAAAGCTTCTGCCCTTACTTAAATCCGAGCTGGACCTGGTGGCTGAATTGATTCATAATGGTATTTTTGTCCAGTAA
- a CDS encoding fused MFS/spermidine synthase, which translates to MKKYSLELIVFCSGAVVMILELVGARILAPYLGTSIIVWTGLIGIVLASLSIGYYLGGRLADKGATMARLSIIILGSGLLIALCTMIHKPVLSFLLQTSSDIYFNVVLATTILFGPPSIGLGMITPYAVKMKIRSLETSGSSVGRMYALSTIGSIVGTFLSGFVLVAFFASTNILFFLAVIMGLLSLLTAFKPAPAAKFALAIIGIAGITVVSSYQSSARERGFFDLDSRYNRIQIYQGHEQGTDRLVRVITTSPGRYQSAMYVDDPQELILEYTKYFRLIKHFNPDIKKTLMLGGGAYSFPKHYLNALPKAEIHVVEIDPEFTRLAREHFYLQDSPRLTITHQDGRTYLNSSSQKYDAIVADVFSGSYYIPFQMTTLEAVENMSRLLKPKGVVLMNIISAAGGPNSRYFQAQLKTFEQVFPQVFAFQVDAPIDAKKNQNIMLAAFKSHEPVTMSNPDPELDRMLANLWQDDFEHDLPVLTDNFAPVDRYLIPVIN; encoded by the coding sequence ATGAAAAAATACTCTCTGGAACTCATCGTATTTTGCTCTGGAGCAGTAGTCATGATTCTGGAGCTGGTAGGTGCAAGGATCCTGGCTCCTTATCTTGGAACATCCATAATTGTTTGGACCGGACTCATCGGCATTGTCCTGGCCAGCCTGAGCATCGGCTATTATCTGGGCGGCAGGCTGGCCGACAAAGGGGCTACCATGGCCAGACTGTCCATAATCATTCTTGGATCAGGTCTGTTGATCGCTCTATGTACCATGATCCATAAACCTGTGCTGTCCTTTCTCCTGCAGACAAGCTCTGACATCTATTTCAACGTGGTCCTGGCCACCACCATTCTTTTCGGCCCGCCAAGCATAGGCCTGGGAATGATCACGCCCTATGCCGTCAAGATGAAAATAAGGAGTCTGGAAACATCAGGAAGCTCTGTCGGGCGCATGTATGCCTTGTCAACCATCGGCAGTATTGTTGGAACCTTTCTTTCAGGATTTGTCCTGGTGGCCTTTTTCGCCAGCACCAACATCCTGTTCTTTCTGGCAGTGATTATGGGCCTGCTGTCCCTTTTGACAGCATTTAAACCAGCCCCTGCAGCCAAGTTCGCCTTAGCAATAATCGGGATTGCAGGAATCACCGTTGTCAGTTCATACCAGAGTTCTGCCCGGGAACGCGGCTTCTTTGACCTGGATTCCAGATATAACCGGATCCAGATCTACCAGGGTCACGAACAGGGAACAGACCGGCTGGTCAGGGTCATAACCACCAGCCCGGGCAGATACCAGTCAGCCATGTATGTTGATGACCCTCAGGAACTGATTCTTGAATACACCAAATATTTCCGCCTGATCAAGCACTTCAACCCTGACATAAAAAAGACCCTGATGCTTGGAGGGGGCGCATATTCCTTTCCCAAACACTACCTGAACGCATTGCCCAAGGCAGAAATACATGTTGTGGAAATCGACCCGGAATTCACCAGGCTGGCCAGGGAACACTTTTACCTGCAGGACAGCCCCAGACTTACCATAACTCATCAGGACGGACGCACCTACTTAAACAGCAGCAGTCAAAAGTATGACGCCATTGTAGCTGATGTTTTCAGCGGTTCATACTATATTCCCTTTCAGATGACCACGCTGGAGGCTGTTGAAAACATGTCCAGACTCCTCAAGCCCAAGGGAGTTGTGCTTATGAACATCATCTCCGCAGCAGGCGGACCAAACAGCCGCTATTTTCAGGCCCAGCTCAAGACCTTTGAGCAGGTTTTTCCCCAGGTTTTTGCCTTTCAGGTAGATGCTCCCATTGATGCCAAAAAAAACCAGAATATCATGCTGGCCGCTTTTAAATCCCATGAACCAGTAACCATGAGCAATCCTGACCCGGAACTGGACAGGATGCTGGCCAACCTCTGGCAGGACGATTTTGAGCATGATCTCCCGGTACTGACTGATAATTTCGCCCCGGTTGACAGATATCTGATACCGGTTATTAATTGA
- a CDS encoding sodium/glutamate symporter — protein MNLEQIFYALIVIGILLLVGKMIRRRIKAFQKLFIPASIIAGILGLLLGEQVLGSLTATFITKEHWIKNGLFPDQILEVWSGLPGLLISAVFASLFIGKKIPPLKDIWHKAGPMVAHGQTLAWGQYVIGITLALVFLTPIWGISPLSGALIEISFEGGHGTAAGLAETFKELGFADGADLALALATMGVVMGTLLGILLINWGVRSGRIHPPGKTSTKELEELAEHDERESQQLDIEKFSAMTEPLSLHLSLVGLAIGVGWIIHQGLMWTESVFLSGSDFELMRHVPLFPLAMIGGVFLQIILDRTGYSKYIDRKLINRISGAALDILIVSALATLSVKAVGANIQPFLILAGAGILWNLFGFLVLAPLMFPRDWFARGMGNFGQCMGMTVIGLLLMRIVDPDNRTGAMESFGYKQLLFEPVVGGGLFTAASLPLIYQFGPVPVLILTSGLTLFWLIFGLVSFRQKKKEKPSKDAP, from the coding sequence ATGAATCTGGAACAGATATTTTACGCGCTCATAGTCATCGGCATCCTGCTCCTGGTTGGCAAAATGATCCGGCGCAGGATCAAGGCCTTTCAGAAACTGTTTATCCCGGCCTCAATCATTGCCGGCATCCTGGGACTTTTGCTGGGAGAACAGGTTCTAGGAAGCCTGACAGCAACCTTTATTACTAAAGAACACTGGATCAAAAACGGACTCTTCCCTGATCAGATCCTGGAAGTCTGGTCCGGCTTGCCCGGCCTTCTGATCAGTGCTGTTTTCGCATCACTGTTCATCGGCAAAAAAATACCGCCCCTTAAAGACATCTGGCACAAGGCCGGCCCAATGGTGGCCCATGGCCAGACCCTGGCCTGGGGACAGTATGTCATCGGCATTACCCTGGCCCTTGTTTTCTTGACTCCCATCTGGGGGATAAGCCCCCTGTCCGGGGCGCTGATCGAGATCAGCTTTGAAGGCGGCCATGGAACTGCAGCCGGTCTTGCCGAAACCTTTAAAGAGCTTGGTTTTGCCGATGGAGCGGATCTAGCCCTGGCCCTGGCTACCATGGGTGTGGTCATGGGTACTTTGCTTGGCATCCTGCTCATCAACTGGGGGGTGCGCTCGGGCCGCATCCATCCTCCCGGTAAAACAAGCACCAAGGAACTGGAAGAGCTGGCTGAACATGATGAACGGGAAAGCCAGCAGCTGGATATTGAAAAATTCAGTGCCATGACCGAGCCATTGTCCCTGCATCTGAGTCTGGTCGGCCTGGCCATCGGGGTCGGCTGGATCATCCATCAGGGACTTATGTGGACTGAATCAGTATTTCTGTCAGGCTCAGACTTTGAGCTGATGCGTCATGTTCCCCTTTTTCCCCTGGCCATGATCGGCGGTGTGTTTCTCCAGATCATCCTGGACAGGACCGGCTACTCAAAATACATCGACCGCAAGCTGATCAACAGGATTTCCGGCGCTGCCCTGGACATCCTCATAGTCTCAGCCCTGGCCACTTTATCGGTCAAGGCAGTGGGAGCCAATATCCAGCCTTTCCTGATCCTGGCCGGAGCCGGGATTCTCTGGAACCTGTTCGGCTTCCTGGTCCTGGCTCCCCTGATGTTCCCCAGGGACTGGTTTGCCAGGGGGATGGGCAATTTCGGTCAATGCATGGGCATGACTGTAATTGGTCTTCTGCTTATGCGGATTGTTGATCCTGACAACAGGACAGGGGCTATGGAGAGTTTCGGCTACAAACAGCTCCTGTTTGAGCCGGTGGTTGGAGGTGGTCTGTTTACAGCAGCATCCCTGCCCCTTATTTACCAGTTCGGGCCAGTTCCCGTCCTTATTCTCACCTCAGGCTTAACCCTTTTCTGGCTTATATTCGGCCTGGTTTCATTCAGGCAGAAAAAAAAGGAAAAACCCAGCAAGGATGCTCCTTGA
- a CDS encoding glycosyltransferase family 4 protein gives MKICIVAGGRIPCRFYGGTERVVYWLVKELAGMGLEVTLVAPKGSSHAQAHRVITFRKTGNEINRCPPDIQSLIPADIDLVHIHFAYKEKLSIPALKTVHGYPFHYTGRKVYARPEEFDGQTSFVSDAHRRVCGLPENPFIHNGLDPDEYLFQREKNDYLLFLGKVDWNVKGLPLAMKIAQETKTRLVIAGDFLDPHFFQNQLKPRLSPLVSYAGPVDGQKKAGLLARAKALIFPTLWPEPFGLVAIEAMISGTPVLGTRNGALPEIIEHGRTGFLAARPSETIDQLGRIEELDPEACRSHVLKRFTSRIMARNYLELYKRIIALHGSH, from the coding sequence GTGAAGATATGTATTGTTGCCGGGGGGAGGATACCCTGCCGGTTTTACGGAGGAACCGAGCGGGTTGTATACTGGCTGGTCAAGGAATTGGCAGGGATGGGACTAGAGGTCACCCTGGTAGCTCCGAAAGGCTCAAGCCATGCCCAGGCCCACCGGGTTATTACCTTCAGGAAAACCGGAAACGAGATCAATCGCTGCCCACCAGATATCCAGAGTCTGATCCCGGCAGACATTGATCTGGTTCACATTCATTTTGCGTACAAGGAAAAGCTGTCCATCCCGGCATTGAAGACAGTGCATGGGTATCCGTTCCATTATACCGGCAGAAAGGTATATGCCAGACCAGAAGAGTTTGATGGTCAAACCAGTTTTGTCAGCGATGCTCATCGCAGGGTCTGCGGCTTGCCGGAAAATCCATTTATCCATAATGGGCTGGATCCGGATGAATACCTGTTTCAGAGGGAAAAAAACGACTATCTGCTGTTTCTGGGTAAGGTGGACTGGAACGTCAAAGGATTGCCCCTGGCCATGAAGATCGCTCAAGAAACCAAAACCAGGCTGGTTATTGCCGGAGATTTTCTTGACCCGCATTTTTTTCAGAATCAGCTTAAACCCAGGCTTTCGCCTCTGGTGAGCTATGCCGGCCCTGTTGACGGACAGAAAAAGGCCGGGCTTCTGGCCAGGGCCAAGGCCCTGATATTTCCGACTCTATGGCCGGAGCCTTTTGGTCTGGTGGCCATTGAGGCCATGATCAGCGGAACCCCGGTATTGGGGACAAGAAACGGAGCCCTTCCAGAAATCATTGAACATGGAAGGACCGGTTTTCTGGCTGCAAGGCCGTCTGAGACTATTGATCAGTTAGGCAGGATTGAAGAGCTTGACCCTGAGGCGTGCCGCAGCCATGTCCTGAAAAGGTTTACCAGCAGGATCATGGCCAGGAACTATTTAGAGCTTTATAAGCGTATTATTGCCTTGCACGGTTCGCATTGA
- a CDS encoding transposase produces MRTRQITEGKILTQRGRRTYYKRSQTVEPAIGNLKTCQNMSSFLLRGLKKEQLNEMFPVSPTTQ; encoded by the coding sequence ATGCGTACAAGGCAAATCACTGAAGGCAAGATTCTGACTCAAAGGGGCCGCAGGACTTACTACAAACGCTCCCAGACAGTTGAGCCGGCAATTGGAAACCTCAAGACATGCCAGAACATGAGCTCCTTTTTGCTAAGAGGTCTGAAAAAGGAACAACTGAATGAGATGTTTCCTGTATCACCCACAACACAATGA
- a CDS encoding radical SAM/SPASM domain-containing protein, whose amino-acid sequence MQKDTLSQYVKRKMEKSIANAEEAMNKSKWAEAALLWQEIIKKFKNDAPPKVFAFLSMAYRFQNDIEKASRVIVQGVENFNNDKIILREYKKILQAQKKGQMDGKTIKISQAHNTTHILRHISQNDYRPSKQDRYSSSSKKVNVTHLEITTKVGCQNMCPYCPQDLLINSYKKISDVTYLQLSKFKNIVDNLPRNIKINFTGFCEPFLNKSCIDMIEYANSKNREITISTTISGLQMKHIDRLEKIPFSLFAIHMPSKNDKFLTSNNYKQKIKKIIDSNISNKSFHCHGKNILLKEIIEHDNFKIKFIPPISRSGNLQDIKTLGKTGPVTCKRNYSHPVLLPNGDLVICCMDYGLKFIIGNITKNTLNEIYSSDKFIEFLELNQNDTGSLCHKCDAYGVQLSKSDAKMKKHTTS is encoded by the coding sequence ATGCAAAAAGACACCTTATCTCAATACGTCAAAAGAAAAATGGAAAAATCTATAGCTAATGCAGAAGAAGCCATGAACAAAAGTAAATGGGCAGAAGCGGCCCTTTTATGGCAAGAAATAATAAAAAAATTTAAAAATGATGCTCCACCTAAAGTATTTGCTTTTTTATCAATGGCATATCGTTTTCAAAATGATATTGAAAAGGCATCTAGGGTTATTGTCCAAGGAGTTGAAAATTTCAATAATGATAAAATCATTCTCAGAGAATATAAAAAAATACTACAAGCCCAAAAAAAGGGTCAAATGGACGGCAAAACCATCAAAATAAGTCAAGCGCATAATACAACACACATTCTAAGACATATCTCTCAAAATGACTACAGGCCTTCAAAACAAGATAGATACTCATCATCTTCAAAAAAAGTAAATGTTACTCACTTGGAAATAACAACCAAAGTTGGGTGTCAAAACATGTGTCCGTATTGCCCTCAAGATTTATTAATTAATTCCTACAAAAAAATATCTGATGTTACATATTTACAACTTAGTAAATTTAAAAATATTGTTGACAACCTGCCGAGAAATATAAAAATTAATTTTACTGGATTTTGTGAGCCATTCTTAAATAAATCATGTATCGATATGATTGAATATGCAAATTCTAAAAATCGAGAGATAACAATATCAACAACAATATCTGGCTTACAAATGAAACATATTGATAGGCTAGAGAAAATACCTTTTTCTCTCTTTGCTATTCATATGCCATCTAAAAACGACAAATTCTTGACTTCAAATAACTATAAACAAAAAATTAAAAAAATAATTGATTCTAACATCAGTAATAAATCTTTTCATTGCCATGGTAAAAATATACTTCTTAAAGAAATTATAGAGCATGATAACTTCAAAATAAAATTTATACCACCAATATCACGATCAGGAAATTTACAAGACATTAAGACACTAGGAAAAACTGGACCTGTAACATGTAAAAGAAATTATTCACATCCAGTACTGCTCCCTAACGGTGACCTAGTTATATGTTGCATGGATTATGGCTTAAAATTTATAATAGGAAATATTACTAAAAATACGCTTAACGAAATTTATAGTAGCGATAAATTCATAGAATTTCTAGAGCTCAATCAAAATGATACAGGCAGTTTATGTCACAAATGT